A region of Streptomyces paludis DNA encodes the following proteins:
- a CDS encoding mechanosensitive ion channel family protein: protein MSWSALPSAADPTPAAGSSDPVTLNEAADRASAAASWVEENWATWLSTGLRMVLILVIALVLRRVIRRALTKLIDRMNRGAQTVEGSALGGLLVNAERRRQRSEAIGSVLRSVTSFLILGTAALMMLGALNINLAPLLASAGVAGVALGFGARNLVTDFLSGVFMIIEDQYGVGDTIDAGVASGEVIEVGLRVTKLRGDHGEIWYVRNGEVKRIGNLSQGWATADVDVVVRPTEDLERVRTVITEVAEKLAKDDPWNERLWGPVQVLGLDSVTLEAATVRVSARTMPGQSKGIERELRWRVKAALDEAGIQLIGVAPPAPAPSETDPSAGVSAPSALASPTSPQSLATAPIPPGPTLAKQ, encoded by the coding sequence GTGTCCTGGTCCGCCCTGCCGAGCGCAGCCGACCCCACCCCAGCCGCCGGTTCGTCCGACCCCGTCACCCTGAACGAGGCGGCCGACCGGGCGAGCGCCGCGGCCAGCTGGGTGGAGGAGAACTGGGCCACGTGGCTGAGCACCGGGCTGCGGATGGTGCTGATCCTGGTGATCGCGCTCGTGCTGCGCCGGGTGATCCGGCGCGCGCTCACCAAGCTCATAGACCGGATGAACCGGGGCGCGCAGACGGTCGAGGGCTCCGCCCTGGGCGGGCTGCTGGTCAACGCCGAGCGACGGCGGCAGCGCTCCGAGGCGATCGGGTCCGTGCTCCGCTCGGTGACGTCGTTCCTGATCCTGGGCACGGCCGCGCTGATGATGCTCGGCGCGCTGAACATCAATCTGGCTCCGCTGCTGGCCTCGGCCGGGGTCGCGGGGGTGGCGCTGGGCTTCGGCGCGCGCAATCTCGTCACCGACTTCCTCTCCGGCGTATTCATGATCATCGAGGACCAGTACGGCGTCGGGGACACCATCGACGCGGGGGTGGCCTCCGGTGAGGTGATCGAGGTCGGGCTGCGGGTCACGAAGCTGCGCGGCGACCACGGCGAGATCTGGTACGTGCGCAACGGCGAGGTCAAGCGGATCGGCAACCTCAGCCAGGGCTGGGCCACGGCCGACGTGGATGTGGTCGTCCGGCCGACGGAGGACCTGGAGCGGGTCCGTACGGTCATCACCGAGGTCGCCGAGAAGCTCGCCAAGGACGACCCGTGGAACGAGCGGCTGTGGGGTCCGGTGCAGGTGCTCGGCCTCGACTCCGTCACGCTGGAGGCGGCGACGGTACGGGTCTCGGCGCGGACGATGCCGGGCCAGTCGAAGGGCATCGAGCGCGAGCTGCGCTGGCGCGTCAAGGCCGCCCTGGACGAGGCGGGCATCCAGCTGATCGGGGTGGCCCCTCCCGCTCCCGCCCCGTCGGAGACGGACCCGTCGGCGGGCGTCTCGGCGCCCTCGGCGCTGGCCAGCCCCACGTCGCCGCAGTCGCTGGCGACGGCGCCGATCCCGCCGGGTCCGACGCTCGCGAAGCAGTAG
- a CDS encoding 6-phospho-beta-glucosidase, whose product MKLAVVGGGSTYTPELVDGFARLRDTLPIGELVLVDPSAERLGPVGGLARRIFARQGHPGRITTTSDLDAGVADADAVLLQLRVGGQEARLQDETWPLECGCVGQETTGAGGLAKALRTVPVVLDIAERVRRASPDAWIIDFTNPVGIVTRALLGAGHRAVGLCNVAIGFQRLFARLLDVAPGEVHLEHVGLNHLSWERGVRIGGPDGPDVLPALLAEHGGALAERLRLPRAVLDRLGVVPSYYLRYFYAHDEVVRELGTKPSRAAEVAAMEKRLLEMYRDPALDEKPALLAERGGAFYSEAAVDLAAALLRGGGSPVQVVNTYNNGTLPFLPDDAVVEVPARVGPAGAVPLAVSPVEPLYAGLIAQVSAYEELALDAALRGGRDRVFKALLAHPLIGQIAYAEALTDRLIAHNREHLAWA is encoded by the coding sequence ATGAAGCTCGCAGTAGTAGGAGGTGGATCCACCTACACGCCCGAACTCGTCGACGGATTCGCCCGGTTACGGGACACCCTGCCCATCGGGGAACTCGTCCTGGTCGATCCCTCCGCCGAACGGCTCGGTCCGGTGGGCGGGCTGGCGCGGCGGATCTTCGCACGGCAGGGCCATCCCGGCCGTATCACCACCACCTCGGACCTCGACGCGGGCGTCGCCGACGCGGACGCGGTCCTGCTCCAGCTGCGCGTCGGCGGCCAGGAGGCCAGGCTCCAGGACGAGACTTGGCCGCTGGAGTGCGGCTGTGTGGGCCAGGAGACGACCGGCGCGGGCGGGCTCGCCAAGGCGCTGCGCACGGTCCCGGTCGTTCTCGACATCGCGGAGCGGGTCCGGCGCGCCAGTCCGGACGCGTGGATCATCGACTTCACCAATCCGGTGGGCATCGTGACCCGGGCGCTGCTGGGCGCGGGGCACCGGGCGGTCGGGCTGTGCAATGTGGCGATCGGCTTCCAGCGCCTGTTCGCGCGGCTACTGGACGTCGCGCCCGGCGAGGTCCATCTGGAGCATGTCGGGCTGAACCATCTGTCCTGGGAGCGCGGCGTACGGATCGGCGGCCCGGACGGCCCCGATGTGCTGCCCGCGCTGCTGGCGGAGCACGGCGGCGCGCTCGCGGAGCGGCTGCGGCTGCCGCGCGCGGTGCTGGACCGGCTCGGGGTGGTGCCCTCCTACTATCTGCGTTACTTCTACGCGCACGACGAAGTCGTGCGCGAGCTGGGGACCAAGCCGTCCCGGGCCGCCGAGGTGGCCGCCATGGAGAAGCGGCTGCTGGAGATGTACCGCGATCCGGCGCTGGACGAGAAGCCGGCGCTGCTGGCGGAGCGCGGCGGGGCGTTCTACTCGGAGGCGGCGGTCGATCTGGCGGCGGCGCTGCTGCGCGGCGGCGGCAGTCCCGTCCAGGTGGTGAACACGTACAACAACGGCACGCTCCCCTTCCTGCCGGACGACGCGGTCGTCGAGGTGCCGGCGCGGGTGGGCCCGGCCGGGGCGGTGCCGCTCGCGGTGTCCCCGGTCGAGCCGCTGTACGCGGGGCTGATCGCGCAGGTCTCGGCGTACGAGGAACTGGCGCTGGACGCGGCGCTGCGCGGTGGCCGGGACCGGGTCTTCA